In a genomic window of Actinomycetota bacterium:
- a CDS encoding ComEA family DNA-binding protein → MFSVPPAIQARLERLAQQWLPEHGHEPQLLLPPARTESARIPRLDARSWRVLVTLGSVAFLIVGWMWWQGRAQPVVPIADHLVTSTATPLPTVGGSEVVVHVVGAVRRPGLVHLAVGSRVAEALKAAGGATSTKAEGSVNLARILVDGEQIRLDASGAAAGGASDGKVSLNSASAQQFEELPGVGPVLAQRILDYRKEHGSFRSIDELDEVSGIGTALMSQLRAHVQM, encoded by the coding sequence GTGTTTTCGGTTCCTCCCGCGATCCAAGCGCGACTCGAGCGTCTGGCGCAGCAGTGGCTCCCGGAACACGGCCATGAGCCACAGCTGCTTCTTCCACCTGCCCGTACTGAGAGCGCGCGAATCCCGCGTCTGGATGCGCGTTCGTGGCGGGTCTTGGTCACTCTTGGTTCAGTCGCCTTCTTGATTGTTGGCTGGATGTGGTGGCAGGGACGAGCCCAGCCGGTTGTGCCCATTGCGGATCACTTGGTCACCAGTACTGCAACTCCCCTTCCGACCGTGGGTGGGTCAGAAGTCGTGGTGCATGTGGTCGGTGCTGTGCGCAGGCCGGGGCTCGTCCATCTCGCTGTGGGAAGTCGAGTTGCCGAAGCTCTCAAGGCAGCCGGTGGAGCCACCTCAACAAAAGCTGAGGGCTCAGTCAACCTGGCACGCATTCTTGTTGATGGCGAGCAGATTCGCCTCGATGCGTCAGGCGCTGCAGCAGGCGGCGCCTCAGACGGGAAAGTCAGTCTGAATTCAGCCAGCGCTCAGCAGTTCGAAGAACTCCCCGGAGTCGGACCTGTACTCGCCCAGCGAATTCTCGACTATCGAAAAGAGCATGGATCCTTTCGCAGCATTGATGAACTCGATGAGGTGTCCGGAATCGGAACGGCTCTCATGTCGCAACTGCGCGCCCATGTGCAGATGTGA
- a CDS encoding CoA transferase, whose protein sequence is MTDQLLDDLRVLDLSLWQPGHYATQLLADLGAEVIKVEPPGGDRERAVLDRHINFNGRKGSVVLNLKEDRDRARMMEMVADADVVVEGYRPGVAARLGVSYEQLQKVNPAIVLCSISGFGQTGPLAAETGHEHNYQAYAGAMTVNPGQPPVSPGLLVGDQGSGMTAAFGILAAVLCARRTGIGEHVDVSMTDVLASWVAPLGAVDARRPGLQAENGQGGSPGMGTFCTADGQWVVLGVYSEDHFWDALCRCLDLPEHLGLTMAERSSQAQSLAANVADAIASRNCQELLDQLRRAAVPIAPVLTRQQMLEHPHFRERGTLTIGPDGYLTLGHPIRYRVHPALPPGLAPELGDNPFA, encoded by the coding sequence GTGACCGATCAACTACTGGACGACTTGCGGGTTCTGGATCTGTCCTTGTGGCAACCAGGTCACTATGCGACGCAATTGTTGGCCGACCTCGGTGCAGAAGTCATCAAGGTTGAACCACCAGGTGGTGATCGCGAAAGAGCAGTGCTCGATCGGCATATCAATTTCAACGGCCGCAAGGGCAGCGTCGTGCTGAATCTCAAAGAGGATCGGGATCGGGCGCGGATGATGGAGATGGTTGCGGACGCCGACGTCGTGGTCGAGGGCTACCGGCCAGGAGTCGCAGCGCGTTTGGGAGTGAGCTACGAGCAGCTCCAGAAAGTGAATCCAGCCATTGTGTTGTGCTCGATCTCTGGCTTTGGCCAAACCGGGCCGCTCGCCGCCGAAACGGGTCACGAGCACAACTATCAGGCCTACGCCGGTGCGATGACCGTGAACCCAGGACAGCCGCCAGTCTCCCCTGGCTTGTTGGTCGGTGATCAAGGCTCGGGCATGACGGCTGCCTTCGGGATCCTCGCGGCCGTCTTGTGCGCACGACGGACGGGCATTGGGGAGCATGTTGATGTCTCCATGACTGATGTTCTGGCATCTTGGGTCGCACCGCTCGGGGCAGTGGATGCGCGACGCCCGGGCCTGCAAGCCGAGAACGGCCAAGGCGGCAGCCCAGGGATGGGAACTTTCTGCACGGCGGACGGCCAATGGGTTGTTCTTGGCGTCTACAGCGAGGACCATTTCTGGGATGCGCTGTGTCGCTGCCTGGACCTTCCCGAGCACCTCGGCTTGACCATGGCCGAGCGCAGCTCCCAGGCACAGTCCCTTGCTGCGAATGTCGCTGACGCGATCGCCAGCCGCAACTGCCAGGAGCTTTTGGATCAACTGCGCCGCGCAGCTGTACCTATTGCCCCGGTGCTGACCCGGCAGCAGATGTTGGAGCATCCACACTTCCGTGAGCGCGGCACTTTGACGATAGGCCCGGACGGCTACCTGACGCTTGGACACCCAATCAGGTATCGAGTGCATCCTGCACTGCCGCCAGGTTTGGCCCCTGAGTTGGGCGACAATCCATTCGCATGA
- the leuS gene encoding leucine--tRNA ligase — translation MTEQTTAPNFASDQVPEPGAYDFESIQDRWLPIWDELAPFRSGLVDDPRPKKYVLDMFPYPSGDLHMGHAEAYALGDVVARYWVQKGFNVMHPIGWDAFGLPAENAAIKRGSDPVDWTYENIEQQKISMRRYACSFDWDRVFNTCDPEYYHWNQWFFLQMFERGLAYRKDSAVNWCPNDQTVLANEQVIGGLCERCDAVVTKKKLTQWYLRITDYADRLLDDMSLLEEGWPEKVLLMQRNWIGKSTGAEVAFEIEGRAEPVTVYTTRPDTLFGATFFVVAADSDLATELAAGTSAESAFAAYLDEVKKSSEMDRLDSSRAKTGVFLERYAINPVNGERIQIWASDYVLADYGTGAIMAVPAHDQRDLDFARTFNLPVRMVVDAGEDPAVTGIATADDGLHVNSGPLDGLGKQESIEAMIAILAERGTGKEAVNYRLRDWLISRQRYWGTPIPIIHCPNCGEVPVPLDQLPVKLPSAEGLDLKPKGTSPLGAATQWSHVPCPKCGEPAVRDTDTMDTFFDSSWYFLRFVNPHNGSAMFDAEEVRKWLPVDQYVGGVTHAILHLLYSRFFTKVLHDMDLLDFTEPFTRLLNQGMVVMDGSAMSKSRGNLVRLSDELNEHGVDAIRLTMVFAGPPEDDVDWADVSPGGSKRFLARAWRLSGDVTSDPGVDFTTGDLALRKATHKAINDAAHAVESFRFNVAIARAMELVNVTRKAIDSGPGPADPAVREAAEAVAVMLSLVAPYTSEDMWMRLGHEPAVALAGWPTVDPALLVEDSVICVVQIAGKVRERLEVSPDITEEALRELALASVASALQGQELRTVIVRAPKLVNIVPA, via the coding sequence ATGACTGAGCAGACCACCGCGCCCAATTTCGCATCGGATCAAGTACCCGAACCGGGCGCGTATGACTTCGAATCGATTCAGGATCGATGGCTGCCGATCTGGGATGAGCTCGCGCCGTTCCGTTCCGGTCTTGTTGATGATCCACGACCCAAGAAGTACGTGCTCGACATGTTCCCGTACCCATCGGGCGACCTTCACATGGGACATGCGGAGGCGTATGCGCTCGGCGATGTCGTCGCCCGCTACTGGGTGCAAAAGGGCTTCAATGTCATGCACCCCATTGGTTGGGATGCCTTCGGTCTGCCCGCGGAGAACGCGGCGATCAAGCGCGGTTCAGATCCTGTCGACTGGACCTACGAGAACATCGAGCAACAGAAGATTTCGATGCGGCGGTACGCCTGCTCCTTCGATTGGGACCGGGTATTCAACACTTGCGATCCGGAGTACTACCACTGGAATCAATGGTTCTTCCTGCAGATGTTTGAGCGCGGGCTGGCCTACCGCAAGGACAGCGCAGTCAACTGGTGTCCCAACGACCAGACGGTGCTTGCAAATGAGCAGGTCATCGGCGGATTGTGTGAGCGATGCGATGCCGTCGTCACGAAGAAGAAGCTGACCCAGTGGTACCTGCGCATCACTGATTACGCCGATCGACTTCTCGATGACATGAGCCTGCTCGAAGAAGGTTGGCCAGAGAAGGTGCTGCTAATGCAGCGCAACTGGATCGGCAAGTCGACTGGTGCCGAGGTGGCCTTCGAGATTGAAGGCCGAGCCGAGCCAGTGACCGTCTATACGACTCGTCCTGACACCTTGTTCGGTGCCACATTCTTCGTGGTCGCTGCGGATTCAGATCTGGCAACGGAACTTGCGGCAGGAACTTCAGCGGAGAGTGCTTTTGCTGCCTACCTCGATGAGGTCAAGAAGAGCAGCGAGATGGATCGTCTTGATTCGAGTCGCGCGAAGACCGGTGTCTTCCTGGAGCGCTACGCAATAAATCCGGTCAATGGCGAACGCATTCAGATCTGGGCTTCGGATTACGTTCTGGCCGACTACGGCACTGGCGCGATCATGGCTGTGCCAGCCCACGATCAGCGAGATCTCGATTTTGCCCGCACCTTCAACTTGCCAGTACGCATGGTGGTCGATGCTGGGGAGGACCCGGCGGTCACTGGCATTGCGACCGCCGACGACGGCTTGCATGTGAATTCCGGACCACTCGATGGACTTGGAAAGCAGGAGAGCATCGAGGCAATGATTGCCATCCTTGCCGAGCGTGGAACCGGCAAGGAAGCGGTGAACTATCGCTTGCGCGATTGGCTGATTTCCCGCCAGCGTTATTGGGGAACCCCTATCCCGATCATCCATTGCCCAAACTGTGGCGAGGTTCCAGTTCCGCTTGATCAGCTGCCGGTGAAGTTGCCTTCAGCCGAGGGTCTGGATCTCAAGCCCAAGGGCACTTCGCCGCTGGGTGCAGCAACGCAGTGGTCGCATGTTCCGTGCCCGAAGTGCGGTGAGCCCGCGGTGCGCGACACCGACACGATGGATACCTTCTTCGACTCCTCTTGGTACTTCCTGCGCTTCGTGAATCCGCATAACGGCAGCGCGATGTTTGACGCCGAAGAAGTTCGCAAGTGGCTGCCAGTTGATCAATATGTTGGCGGAGTCACGCATGCGATCTTGCACCTGCTGTACAGCCGTTTCTTCACCAAGGTCTTGCACGACATGGACTTGCTCGATTTCACTGAACCGTTCACACGCTTGCTGAACCAGGGCATGGTCGTGATGGACGGCTCAGCGATGAGCAAGAGTCGCGGCAATCTTGTTCGTCTTTCGGACGAACTCAATGAGCACGGCGTCGATGCCATTCGACTCACCATGGTCTTCGCAGGTCCACCAGAGGATGACGTTGACTGGGCCGATGTATCGCCCGGTGGTTCAAAGAGATTTCTTGCGCGTGCGTGGCGGCTGTCCGGTGACGTGACAAGCGATCCTGGAGTCGACTTCACCACAGGTGATCTTGCGCTTCGCAAGGCCACGCACAAGGCCATCAACGATGCTGCTCACGCTGTTGAGAGTTTCCGTTTCAACGTTGCCATCGCTCGGGCAATGGAGTTGGTCAATGTCACGCGCAAGGCAATCGACAGCGGACCTGGACCAGCAGACCCTGCGGTTCGCGAGGCCGCAGAGGCAGTAGCGGTGATGCTTTCGCTGGTGGCGCCGTACACATCTGAAGACATGTGGATGCGCCTAGGGCATGAGCCCGCAGTCGCACTTGCCGGTTGGCCCACGGTCGATCCGGCACTGCTCGTCGAAGACTCTGTGATCTGCGTTGTGCAAATTGCGGGCAAAGTTCGCGAGCGCCTAGAGGTTTCACCAGACATCACCGAAGAGGCCCTGCGCGAACTCGCGCTCGCCTCTGTTGCCTCAGCTCTGCAGGGGCAGGAACTGCGCACGGTGATTGTCCGAGCTCCCAAGCTCGTCAACATCGTCCCTGCATAA
- a CDS encoding FUSC family protein: MLHLPGTDAAFVNRPAAIRVGLVIGSLVAFSIHIGNPFLALPLAFGALASGLSEAGEEFGRRWRTMLWMTLWQMVSVGIAGLLSDILWLGIIATAAVALIAGYSGTAGPRAGIGGLLALVVFTVFLGIPDTPLGAVENALAVGLGGLIQALVTIIVGIANHPRELGLVVKRLPPLWPQIRPHFIWNDRFTRHALRLSLTVTVATMISNIGSLPDQYWLPMTVAWVTKPDYEGTTTRILQRIVGTLIGLLLIAFLVEIVHAHGQWISLICLFAAGLCVAYMNANYAIAVVGVTALIVALLILSGQPSGETVLLRMGATLVAGAMAWASLYLWPLKTAKV, encoded by the coding sequence GTGTTACACCTGCCTGGCACCGACGCCGCCTTCGTCAATCGTCCGGCGGCGATTCGTGTGGGTCTGGTCATCGGCTCGCTCGTGGCATTCAGCATCCACATCGGCAATCCATTTCTGGCCCTGCCATTGGCATTTGGCGCTCTTGCGTCTGGTCTTTCTGAGGCAGGAGAGGAGTTCGGTCGACGTTGGCGCACGATGCTTTGGATGACCTTGTGGCAGATGGTCAGCGTGGGCATCGCCGGACTGCTGAGCGACATTCTGTGGCTCGGCATCATCGCAACGGCAGCCGTCGCACTCATCGCGGGCTATAGCGGCACTGCGGGTCCACGTGCTGGAATCGGTGGCCTGCTCGCGCTCGTCGTCTTCACGGTTTTTCTCGGGATTCCCGACACCCCGCTCGGTGCTGTTGAGAATGCATTGGCCGTAGGTCTAGGCGGACTCATTCAGGCGCTCGTCACCATCATCGTCGGGATCGCCAACCATCCGCGTGAGTTGGGGCTCGTAGTCAAGAGACTGCCACCATTGTGGCCGCAGATACGGCCGCATTTCATTTGGAACGATCGCTTCACCAGACACGCGCTGCGACTCTCATTGACAGTCACCGTTGCGACGATGATCTCGAACATCGGCAGTCTGCCTGATCAGTACTGGCTGCCAATGACTGTTGCCTGGGTGACTAAGCCCGACTATGAAGGAACGACAACCCGCATTCTGCAACGCATCGTGGGCACTCTCATCGGCTTGCTCCTGATCGCATTTCTCGTTGAAATCGTGCACGCGCATGGACAGTGGATCTCACTCATCTGTCTGTTCGCAGCAGGGTTATGTGTTGCCTACATGAATGCGAACTACGCCATCGCTGTTGTTGGAGTCACTGCCTTGATCGTCGCCTTGCTCATCCTCAGCGGGCAGCCGAGTGGTGAAACTGTGTTGTTGCGCATGGGTGCAACGCTCGTAGCAGGCGCCATGGCCTGGGCCTCGCTCTATCTGTGGCCACTCAAGACTGCAAAGGTCTGA
- the gabT gene encoding 4-aminobutyrate--2-oxoglutarate transaminase, with product MTVETTLVQERRLVTAIPGPKSLEALKRRTAATSAGLGIAIPVVIARAHDAILQDLDGNCIIDLGSGIGVTNVGNSASRVVDRVIDQVQSFTHTCFTVAPYLGYIEVCEVLNRITPGDNPKKSLLVNSGAEAVENAVKIARNFTKRPAIVVFEHAFHGRTNLTMALTAKNVPYKEGFGPFANEIYRMPMPYPFRWLGDPSTITTDALDLITQKIEKEIGAQNVAAILIEPIQGEGGFIVPPKGFLPGLAEYAAQNGIVFIADEVQSGFARTGDFFACEDEDVVPDLIVMAKGIAGGLPLAAVTGRADIMDSVHVSGLGGTFGGNPIACAAALGTIETIEEEHLVARAIEIGAILEGFLLALADRYPIIGEVRGRGAMQAIELVYAGSKQPNADAVSAIVQYCQSQGVLLLTAGTLNNVIRFLPPLVITDALLLDALSVLEEAFARL from the coding sequence ATGACGGTTGAGACCACCCTCGTGCAAGAACGTCGCTTGGTCACGGCGATCCCTGGGCCAAAATCACTCGAGGCTCTGAAACGTCGAACTGCTGCGACTTCCGCGGGACTTGGCATTGCTATTCCTGTTGTGATCGCGCGTGCTCACGATGCAATCCTCCAAGATCTCGATGGCAACTGCATCATCGATCTGGGCTCTGGCATTGGCGTGACCAATGTCGGTAACTCAGCCTCGCGGGTAGTTGATCGAGTGATCGATCAGGTGCAGTCCTTCACGCACACCTGCTTCACCGTTGCTCCGTACCTTGGTTACATCGAGGTGTGCGAGGTACTCAATCGCATTACGCCCGGCGACAACCCCAAGAAGAGCTTGCTGGTGAACTCAGGTGCCGAGGCCGTTGAGAATGCCGTGAAGATCGCCCGGAACTTCACCAAGCGTCCGGCAATCGTTGTCTTCGAGCATGCCTTCCACGGACGCACGAATCTGACGATGGCGCTGACCGCTAAGAACGTTCCGTACAAGGAGGGCTTTGGCCCCTTCGCCAACGAGATCTACCGGATGCCGATGCCGTACCCCTTCCGTTGGCTTGGCGATCCATCGACGATCACTACAGACGCACTTGATCTGATTACTCAGAAGATTGAGAAGGAAATCGGCGCCCAGAACGTTGCGGCCATTCTGATTGAGCCGATCCAGGGCGAAGGCGGATTCATCGTTCCGCCCAAGGGATTTCTGCCGGGACTTGCCGAGTATGCAGCGCAGAACGGCATCGTGTTCATCGCCGATGAAGTGCAATCGGGCTTTGCCCGCACGGGTGATTTCTTCGCCTGCGAAGACGAGGACGTGGTGCCAGATCTGATCGTGATGGCCAAGGGCATAGCAGGCGGTTTGCCACTGGCTGCCGTTACCGGGCGTGCCGACATCATGGATTCGGTGCATGTCAGCGGGCTTGGCGGAACTTTTGGCGGCAATCCGATTGCATGTGCTGCGGCACTTGGCACCATTGAGACGATTGAGGAAGAACATCTCGTGGCTCGGGCTATTGAGATCGGTGCGATCCTCGAAGGCTTTCTGCTCGCTCTTGCTGACCGCTACCCAATCATCGGAGAAGTTCGCGGACGCGGAGCGATGCAAGCCATCGAGCTCGTCTACGCCGGAAGCAAGCAGCCAAATGCTGATGCCGTTTCTGCCATCGTTCAGTACTGCCAAAGTCAGGGAGTGCTACTGCTCACTGCTGGCACCTTGAACAACGTCATTCGGTTCTTGCCTCCGCTGGTGATCACGGATGCGCTGCTACTGGACGCACTCAGCGTGCTTGAAGAAGCTTTCGCAAGGCTCTGA
- a CDS encoding aminotransferase class V-fold PLP-dependent enzyme: protein MSQLRDSAPLLDAYLSYFEAKRTPFTIPGHKQQAARLDAGLGQVVDVDIPLSGGLDEVKLTGHVLQQAEALAAQLWGGDFARFSTGGSTHANQASIFALGKPGDRVAVTRTAHRSVLSALVLAGLEPIWMSPETGHSSGVPTGIAIETLQAALEHKPIAVLLTEPGYLGTMSDLSALIELAHNQHIPVIVDAAWGAHFGFHPMLPSHAMQLGADALITSMHKAMPGYSASALLVARTTYLNADRLEHGFEMTHTTSPAGAPLASIDGCRALLETRGEELIDELLVNIAGFKARVQAEIAYPIFSNPREFADHRFDPAKLVLRANELGTTGIAIEHALLAYGIRVEMADQDTVVFLATIADCAQDFDTLATALVPILKNLQSVPRHSATALSWSVVPEIGLSLRDAFFAETTTVTRAQAEGRISADLIAPYPPGVAVVAPGEVLTAAIIEGLTASRAAGVRIAYATDPSLATYRVVR from the coding sequence GTGAGCCAACTGCGCGATAGCGCTCCTCTGCTGGACGCCTACCTTTCGTACTTCGAGGCGAAGCGCACTCCATTCACGATCCCTGGCCACAAGCAGCAAGCAGCACGCCTGGACGCAGGCTTAGGGCAAGTCGTTGATGTCGATATTCCCCTCTCCGGCGGCCTTGATGAAGTCAAGCTCACCGGACATGTTCTGCAGCAGGCCGAGGCACTCGCTGCGCAGTTGTGGGGCGGGGACTTCGCACGGTTTTCAACTGGCGGATCAACGCATGCCAACCAAGCTTCCATATTCGCCCTTGGGAAGCCTGGCGATCGAGTGGCTGTGACACGCACGGCCCATCGATCCGTACTGAGCGCTCTTGTGCTCGCGGGGCTGGAGCCGATTTGGATGTCACCAGAGACTGGACACAGCTCTGGCGTGCCGACTGGCATTGCCATAGAGACCCTGCAAGCAGCTCTCGAACACAAACCAATCGCGGTGCTGCTCACAGAACCTGGCTATCTCGGCACGATGTCTGATCTTTCAGCGCTCATCGAACTCGCCCACAATCAGCACATCCCTGTCATCGTCGATGCAGCCTGGGGTGCGCATTTCGGATTTCACCCCATGTTGCCCAGCCATGCGATGCAGCTTGGCGCTGATGCGCTGATCACCAGCATGCACAAGGCGATGCCGGGTTACAGCGCGTCCGCTCTTCTCGTAGCGCGCACGACATACCTGAATGCTGACCGGCTCGAGCATGGCTTCGAGATGACGCACACGACTTCACCAGCCGGCGCACCCCTGGCCTCAATCGATGGCTGCCGTGCATTGCTAGAAACTCGAGGCGAGGAACTGATCGACGAACTGCTCGTGAACATCGCTGGATTCAAGGCGCGAGTACAGGCTGAAATTGCGTATCCAATCTTCTCCAACCCGCGCGAATTCGCCGACCATCGATTCGATCCGGCGAAACTCGTCTTGCGTGCCAATGAGCTTGGTACCACCGGCATCGCAATCGAGCACGCTCTGCTTGCGTACGGGATCCGTGTCGAGATGGCCGATCAAGATACGGTCGTCTTCCTGGCAACCATCGCCGACTGTGCCCAGGATTTCGACACTCTGGCCACGGCACTCGTCCCGATTCTCAAGAATCTGCAATCCGTGCCGCGACACAGTGCGACCGCATTGAGTTGGTCGGTGGTGCCAGAGATTGGTCTTTCATTGCGCGATGCCTTCTTTGCCGAGACCACCACGGTTACGCGTGCACAGGCCGAGGGCCGCATTTCAGCGGACTTGATCGCTCCCTATCCCCCAGGTGTGGCTGTGGTGGCACCAGGCGAGGTTCTCACTGCGGCAATCATTGAGGGACTCACTGCTTCGCGAGCCGCAGGCGTGCGCATTGCATACGCCACGGACCCGAGTCTTGCTACCTATCGCGTAGTTCGCTAA
- a CDS encoding methylated-DNA--[protein]-cysteine S-methyltransferase, which yields MTTSEGLLDSAYAFMDSPIGELMLVSTDSGLMKIAFANEGFDQVLEELASKIGSRIMLAPDRLQIVERELGEYFAGARKQFDLALDLSLTQGFRQLVQLHLAEIDYGKTASYKEVAESVGKPRASRAVGSACATNPLPIVLPCHRVLRSDGSLGGYAGGLEAKRTLLALEQAA from the coding sequence ATGACGACTAGTGAAGGCCTGCTCGACTCTGCGTATGCATTTATGGATTCGCCCATCGGCGAACTCATGCTCGTTTCAACTGACTCAGGATTGATGAAGATCGCCTTCGCCAATGAGGGCTTCGATCAAGTGCTCGAAGAGCTGGCAAGTAAAATCGGTTCGCGCATCATGCTTGCACCAGACCGCCTGCAGATTGTTGAGCGCGAACTGGGTGAGTACTTCGCTGGCGCAAGGAAGCAATTCGACCTCGCCTTGGATCTCTCGCTCACCCAGGGTTTCCGCCAACTTGTGCAACTTCACCTCGCTGAGATCGACTACGGCAAGACCGCGAGCTATAAGGAAGTCGCTGAGTCCGTGGGCAAGCCCAGGGCTTCACGGGCCGTCGGCAGTGCATGCGCCACAAATCCACTGCCAATTGTGCTGCCCTGCCACCGAGTCTTGCGCTCAGACGGATCCCTCGGCGGCTACGCCGGTGGCCTCGAAGCCAAGCGCACACTGCTGGCATTGGAACAGGCCGCATGA
- a CDS encoding DNA-3-methyladenine glycosylase I → MMEAVVSANGTIVCEDGLRRPVWAASDPLRRHYYDTEWGMPVTDERGMYERVMLEGFQAGLSWDTILRKRPTFRIAFKDFNPDVVAEFTDADRERLMADPGIIRNRAKINAAITNARATIHMREEGGLADFIWSFRPASTPSPRTIDEIPTQSADSIALSKALKTKGFTFVGPTTMFAMMESIGMIDTHLIDSHRRGTSGLWAN, encoded by the coding sequence ATGATGGAGGCAGTGGTTTCGGCCAACGGGACGATCGTGTGCGAGGACGGACTGCGTCGGCCAGTGTGGGCTGCAAGCGATCCGCTGCGCCGCCACTACTACGACACCGAGTGGGGCATGCCAGTTACAGACGAGCGCGGTATGTATGAGCGCGTGATGCTTGAAGGTTTTCAAGCCGGACTCTCGTGGGACACGATTCTTCGAAAGCGTCCCACTTTTCGCATTGCCTTCAAGGACTTCAATCCTGACGTGGTTGCTGAGTTCACTGATGCGGACCGAGAGCGGCTGATGGCGGACCCTGGCATCATCCGCAATCGCGCCAAAATCAATGCCGCCATCACAAATGCGCGAGCGACAATTCACATGCGGGAAGAGGGTGGGCTTGCTGATTTCATCTGGTCCTTCCGGCCAGCATCAACTCCATCTCCACGAACCATCGACGAGATCCCGACGCAATCAGCCGATTCGATTGCTCTGTCCAAGGCATTGAAGACGAAGGGTTTTACCTTTGTCGGTCCCACCACGATGTTCGCGATGATGGAATCCATCGGCATGATCGACACGCATCTGATCGACAGTCACCGGAGAGGTACTTCAGGCCTCTGGGCCAACTGA
- a CDS encoding methyltransferase domain-containing protein, whose protein sequence is MAESSRVQWDPQIYERFDRERTQPFFDLISRVSAASPARVVDLGCGTGSTTAILAQRWPDAEVLGIDSSTEMLEKATSMPDLPANLHFEQMDIAAWMPTPGVDVVVTNAAMQWIPESVELMPHWFAAMDEGAWFAMQVPHSAQLPWHVLLNRLVRSDRWREQLGDEIRAGGQVAALADYLELMLASGLEAQAWETEYLHVLSGAEPVLDWVRGTTLRPVIAKLGTEDSEIFEQQYSALLREAYPRSAHGTNYPFKRIFAVGQKR, encoded by the coding sequence GTGGCTGAATCGTCCCGCGTGCAATGGGATCCGCAGATTTATGAACGATTCGACAGAGAGCGGACTCAGCCCTTCTTCGATCTCATCTCGCGGGTATCGGCAGCCTCGCCGGCTCGAGTTGTTGATCTTGGTTGCGGCACTGGCTCTACGACTGCAATTCTTGCGCAGCGTTGGCCAGATGCTGAGGTACTCGGGATTGATTCCTCGACGGAGATGCTGGAGAAGGCCACGTCCATGCCGGATCTGCCGGCCAATCTGCATTTCGAGCAGATGGACATAGCCGCGTGGATGCCTACGCCTGGTGTTGATGTCGTCGTGACAAACGCGGCAATGCAGTGGATTCCCGAAAGTGTGGAACTCATGCCCCACTGGTTTGCGGCCATGGATGAAGGCGCGTGGTTCGCCATGCAGGTGCCGCATAGCGCGCAACTTCCCTGGCACGTATTACTCAATCGACTGGTGCGATCGGATCGTTGGCGAGAGCAACTCGGCGACGAGATTCGCGCAGGTGGGCAGGTGGCTGCTCTGGCGGACTATCTGGAGTTGATGCTGGCCTCTGGATTGGAAGCGCAGGCATGGGAGACCGAGTACCTGCATGTGCTCAGCGGCGCCGAACCTGTGCTGGACTGGGTTCGCGGCACCACTCTGCGGCCGGTGATTGCGAAACTTGGTACTGAGGATTCTGAGATTTTCGAGCAGCAGTATTCAGCTCTGTTGCGAGAGGCATACCCGCGATCTGCTCATGGCACCAACTACCCGTTCAAGCGCATCTTTGCCGTGGGTCAGAAGCGGTAA
- a CDS encoding dienelactone hydrolase family protein, producing MCHDDSSRPPASPRSETIADSRKFTLTSSDGNEFSAFYASAASPKVGVVVLPDVRGLHPYYGSLAERFAEAGLTSVAIDYFGRTAGLAEDGWRAEDFDWQPHVNAATPAGVNLDTQAAIDFMRAAHGQDLPIISVGFCFGGGQAWRQSSSELDLEAVVGFYGRPDFVGRSAKHAKKLTYMFLAGEDFTPVADQLALAEVMRSGGAEVITVVYDGAPHSFFDRAFDDWAEAGADAWDRILELTDRLALNAG from the coding sequence ATGTGCCATGACGACAGCAGCCGGCCGCCGGCCTCCCCGAGATCCGAAACAATCGCCGACTCACGAAAGTTCACACTCACGAGCAGTGACGGCAACGAGTTCTCCGCGTTCTACGCCTCTGCTGCCTCACCAAAGGTCGGCGTCGTCGTTCTGCCTGACGTCCGTGGGCTTCATCCCTACTACGGATCACTCGCGGAGCGCTTCGCCGAGGCTGGACTCACTTCAGTTGCGATCGACTACTTCGGACGAACTGCCGGACTTGCCGAGGACGGATGGCGCGCAGAGGACTTCGACTGGCAACCCCACGTCAACGCCGCAACACCAGCTGGGGTGAATCTCGACACTCAGGCCGCCATTGATTTCATGCGTGCTGCTCACGGGCAGGATCTGCCGATCATCAGTGTTGGCTTCTGTTTCGGCGGCGGGCAAGCTTGGCGGCAGTCCTCAAGCGAGCTCGACCTGGAAGCGGTCGTTGGCTTCTACGGTCGTCCCGACTTCGTCGGACGCTCTGCGAAACATGCCAAGAAGCTCACCTACATGTTCCTTGCCGGCGAGGATTTCACTCCTGTTGCCGACCAACTGGCACTCGCAGAGGTGATGCGCTCAGGTGGCGCTGAAGTGATCACTGTGGTCTACGACGGCGCACCACATTCATTCTTCGATCGCGCCTTTGATGATTGGGCCGAAGCAGGTGCTGATGCGTGGGATCGAATCCTCGAACTGACGGACAGACTGGCCCTGAACGCAGGCTGA